The nucleotide sequence TCGGCACATGGCTTGCCATTCGTCGCTTCAGATACCGTCGTGCCACTATCGCTACGCTGAACGCGCTTATGGGGCTGCCGCCGGTAGTTGTAGGTCTGATCGTCTATCTGCTGTTGTCCCGGTCCGGACCTTTCGGGGTGATGGGACTGCTCTTTACCCCGACGGCGATGATCATCGCGCAGGTGATTATTATCACACCGTTGATCGCGTCGATAACCCACCAGGCCATGCGGGAGCTGTGGGCGGAGTATCACGACCTGCTAATTTCGCTCAACACCACCAAACGCCAGCGGGTTGCCACCTTGATCTGGGACGGAAGGCGCACGCTTCTCACGGCGGCTCTGGCGGGATTTGGCCGCGCTATTGGGGAGGTTGGGGCCATTATGATTGTCGGCGGTAACATTGACCACGCCACGCGCGTGTTGACGACCGCGATTGCGCTGGAAACCGGCAAAGGTGACTTTGCCCTGGCCTTGGGGTTGGGCTTTGTGCTGATTGCGCTCGCGCTATTGGTCAACTTTGCGATCCATGCCCTGTCCCGCACGGAGAGGGAGGGCACCTGGTGAGCCAGCCCATCTCGGTCCAATTGTCCGATGCTGTCGTGAAACGCCGGGGGAAGGCGGTGCTAGGCCCCATCACCCTGGATCTGGACATGTCCGGCTTCACCATCGTGTTGGGGCCAAACGGCGCGGGTAAAACCACGCTGTTGAAGGTGCTGCATGGCGTGGAGCGACTGTCTGAGGGGGCGGTAACATGGTCGATGCCGGAAGATGAGGCGCGCCAGGCGCAGGCTTATGTGTTTCAAAGCCCGATCATGCTGCGCAGGTCGGTCGGACAAAATCTGGCATATCCTTTGCAACTGCTGGGGATGGAGAAATCCGCCATTGCAGAGCGGGTGGCAGAATGGGCAGGCCGTATCGGATTGCAGGATGCGCTTGAGCGCCCTGCGCCACGATTGTCGGGCGGCGAACGGCAGAAGCTGGCGTTGGGACGTGCGCTGATCCGTGAACCTCAGGTTCTGTTTCTCGACGAGCCCTGCGCAAATCTGGATGGTCGCTCGACCAGAGAAATCGAAACGCTGTTGCAGCAGGCCGCCAAATCCGGCACGCATATCATAATGACCACCCATGATTTGGGCCAGGCCAAACGCCTTGCGCGCAATGTCGTGTTTCTTTTGAACGGTGCGCTGCATGAACAGGGCGTGGCCGAAGAATTTTTTGCTGGCCCGCATACGGCGGAGGCCAGGTCATTCCTGAAAGGGGATATTGTCGAGTGATCCGTGTCCTAGCCGCCTTGATGATCTTGCTGGCCAGCCCGCTCGGCGCGGAGACGATGAAGCTGGCGGTCACCACCAGTTTTCACAATTCCGGCCTGTCGGATGTCTTGTTGCCCGAGATCAAGGCCGAAACCGGGATGGATGTTCAATTGCTGGTCGTGGGGACGGGGCAGGCATTGCGGCTCGGGCGGGCAGGCGACGTTGATGCTATTCTGGTCCATTCCAAAGCGGCGGAGGAAACCTTCGTTGCCGATGGTCACGCAACCCATCGCCGCGAAATCATGTACAATGATTTTGTGCTGGTCGGCCCATCCGACGATCCAGCCGGTATCGGCAACGCGCCGACTGTGACCTCCGTCCTGCAGCGCATCGCGGAAAAGGGGGCGTCGTTCATAAGTCGCGGCGACGAAAGCGGCACACATAAGATGGAGCAATCGTTGTGGCGCGCAGCCGAGCGCGACCCGGCGACGTTTGAAGGTTGGTACAAAGAAGTCGGCGCAGGCATGGGCGCAAGCCTCAACACGGCGTCGGCGCTGGACGCCTACATTCTGTCTGATCGCGCCAGTTGGCTGAACTTTGGCAACAAGGGTAACCTCGCGCTGCTGTTTGCGGGCGATCCGGCACTGTTTAACCAATACGCGTATCTTCCGGTAAACCCAGAAAACCACCCCCATGTGAATGCGGAGGCGGCCGGCACGCTGGAGATGTGGCTGACCTCCTCAAAAGCGCAGCAGCTGATCAACGGCTACGAGATCGACGGCGAGGCGCTGTTTGTCTTCAATGCGCTACCCTGACGCATTTGCGCCCCCCAATGAGGGGGCTATAGCGAGATTTCCAAAAATTAACTGTCTTTTAATGACCGGATCGCGCCAAGGGCGCGGGGCTGGATTTGGTAAGGGAAATCACCATGCAGGACTGGAACGGCGGATGCGCCATTGTAACGGGCGGGGCCTCTGGGCTCGGGGCCGCAACCGCAAGCAAATTGGCCGAGGACGGCCTGTACGTGGTGCTATTTGACCTCAATGAAGAGCAGGGCCGCGCTCATGCCGAGACCATTGGGGGAACCTTCATAAAAGTGGACGTGTCCGATCCTGCGTCAGTCACAGCCGGCTTGGGTGAGGCTGTGACGGCCGGCGGGCCTTTGCGGATCGCCGTCAATTGTGCAGGCATTGTCATCGGCGAAAAGACGGTGTCGCGTGGCGCAGCCCACGATCCGTTGAGCTTCGAAAAAGTAATGAAAGTCAATGTTTTAGGAAGCTTCAACGTGGCCAGTCAGGCGGCGGCGTTGATGGCCGCAAACGAGCCAGTCAATAGCGACGGCGCACGAGGGGTGATCGTAAACACAGCGTCAGTTGCGGCGTTCGATGGTCAAATCGGGCAGTTGGCCTACGCCACTTCAAAGGGTGCCATCGTCGGAATGACGCTGCCTATGGCGCGCGATCTTGCGGACAAGGGTATCCGCGTCTGCGCGATTGCGCCGGGGCTCTTCATGACCCCGCTGCTCAGCAGCTTGCCGGAGGATGTTCAGGCGTCGCTGGGCGCGCAGGTTCCATTTCCTTCCCGGCTGGGGGATCCGTCCGAATACGCAGCGATGGTCAGCCACATCACGCAAAACGCGATGCTGAATGGCGAGGTCATCCGTCTGGACGGCGCCATCCGCATGGCGCCGCGCTAAGGGGTATCTGAGGGGGAGGAGACGGCATTCAGCCGCGGCGTAACAGCGCAGGACCCCCTCTCGGTCCACGGATCAACGCAGATGCGCGCGCAGCATCCAGGCGAATTTTTCGTGGGTTTGACCGCGTGCGATACAAAGATCCTCGGTCAATGTGTCGCCGTGTTCAGCGGCGACCTCGCCGCAGCCTGCAATGGTTGCGGCCAGCGTCTCCTGGGCTGCAAGCATCTTTTCGATCATGTCCCTGTCGCTGGCGGTTCCCTCATGCTCGGCAATTTTTGAGCGCTTCAACATGCCGCGAAAGGTGCCCTCCGCATGACCGTCAAGCGCCTTGATCCGTTCCGCAAGGTCGTCCTGGCCCGCGAAGTGATCTTCATAGATTTGCTGGAACAGGACGTGCAGCGGAGCAAAGGCCATGCCTGTCACATTCCAGTGGAAATTCTGCGCCAGCATCGTTGTCACGGTCGTTTCGGCCAATGACTGGTTCAGCTGTTCAATGATAGCCGCCGAGGCGTTTTTTGGCAGGTTGAGGGCTGTCTGTGTCATGCGAGGTTCCTCCAAACGTTGAATTCGAGGGCCTGGCCAATGGCACAAACCCTATGGTCCTACCTCAAAACATAAGCAGGCAGCAGAGAATGCCAACCTCAATTTAGAATAATTCTAAATTGAGGTTGTGCTGCGCATCTTGGCCAAGCAATAGGCCTGACTAAAGCCGACGCAGCCGCAGCGCGTTGGTCAGGACAAAAACGCTCGACAGCGCCATTGCGCCCGCGGCAAGCATTGGCGACAGCAAGGTGCCGGTCACAGGATAAAGCACGCCGGCGGCCACCGGGATCAGCGCGACGTTGTAGGCGAAGGCCCAAAACAGGTTCTGCCGAATATTGCGCATGGTGGCGCGGCTGACCCGCAATGCGGTCTCAACGCCGGACAGCGCGCCCGACATCAAAACGACATCCGCCGTCTCAATTGCCACATCCGTGCCGGTACCGACCGCAACGCCAATATCAGCCGAGGCGAGGGCAGGGGCGTCGTTGATGCCGTCGCCCACAAAGACCAATTTCCCGTATCCCTCGCATAGGTCTGCAAGCACCGCCGCTTTTTCATTGGGCAGGCACCCGGCTATGACGGTATCAATGGAAAGCTCCGCGCCGATCGCATCTGCTGTTTGCTGGGTGTCGCCGGTAATCATAGCGGTGCGAATTCCGGCTTTGCGAAGGGCTGTCACGGCCGCTACCGCATCCGGTTTCAGCGCGTCAGAGACGCCGAGCAACGCGGCGAATGCCTTGTCCACGGCGACAAAAACCGGCGTCGCACCGGTGCCGCTAAGCGCCGCAGCCTGCTCTTGAGAGGTGGTGATGTCGACGCCGAGCTGGTCCATCAAAGCGGCGTTGCCGACGGCAATCTGACTGCCCTGAACCACGCCCGTGACACCCATCCCGGTGACCGACCGGAAGTTGGTTACTGCAAGCTCTGGACCGGTATAGCTGGCTGCTGCCTCAGCAACCGCGTGGGCCAGCGGGTGTTCCGAGTGGGCCTCAATGGCAGCAGCGGCTTGCAGGACATCGCGTTGATCATGACCGTCCGCCACGTGGATGGACGTGACGGAAGGTCTGCCCCCGGTAAGCGTGCCGGTCTTGTCGAAGGCAATGACGCTGGCCTCGGACATGGTTTGCAAAACGTCGCCCCTGCGAAACATGACGCCCAATTCAGCCGCTCGACCAGTTGCCACCATGATGGAGGTTGGCGTCGCAAGCCCCATTGCGCAGGGGCAGGCTATGATGAGGACGGACACGCCTGCAACCAGCGCCAGATCCAACGAGGGGCCCAGCGCCAGCCAGGCTGCCACCGTCAGCATCGCGATCAGCAATACCGCGGGGACAAACCATGCAACGATCTTGTCGACCGTGGCTTGAATGGGCAGCTTAGCGGCCTGGGCATCGCTTACCAGACGCAGGATGTTGGCCAGAACAGTCGCCTCGCCAACGGCGGTTGCGCGATATTCAAGGCTGCCTGTGCCGTTGACCGTACCACCGGTCACCGGGTCGCCGATTGTCTTGGCAATAGGGGTGGGCTCGCCCGTGATCATGCTTTCGTCGACCCAGCTGGTACCTGAGCGGACCACGCCATCAACGGCAAGCGCCTCCCCAGGGCGCAACCGGATGATGTCGCCGACCTGCAATGCCTCCCGCGGTCTTTCAAGCCATTCGGTGCCCTGCTGGACCATCGCGGTGCGCGGCTGCAGGGCGATCAGGGCGCGGATGGCCGCGCCGGTGCGCGTTTTTGCGCGTGCTTCGAACCATCTGCCAAGCAAGATCAATGTAACAATCACCCCGGCGGCCTCAAAATAGACCGCGCCGGTCCCTTCGGGCAAAAGCGCCGGGGCAAACAGCGCAACGCAGGAATAGATCCATGCCGCCCCCGTTCCCAATGCAACGAGGGAGTTCATATCCGGCCTTGCCCGAAACAAAGCGGGCCAGCCCTTCGCAATGAACCGGCGTCCCGGCCAGACGAGAACAAGGGTGATCAACACGAACTGCAGCAGCCAGCTATTGGTCCGGCCAATGCTTGCGTCAACCATCGCGCCGACGCCGGGCACGAAATGACTGCCCATTTCCAACAGAAAAACCGGCAGGGTCAGCGCTGCGGCGATCACCGTCTCGCGTCGAAGCGCTTGGGTGTCTTGCTGGCGGCGTGCGTCGGTGTCTGATTGGTCGACTGTCGTTGCGGGCGACGCGGGGTACCCCGCCGCGGTGACCAATTCGGCCAGTGTCGAGGCGGTATGTCGCGCGCCTTCCCAGGAAATGGTGGCGCGCTCGGTGGCGAGGTTGACCGATGCGCTGGAAATGCCCGGCGCCGCAGTCAGCGCGCGTTCCACGCGCGCAGCGCAGGCGGCGCAGGACATGCCACTTACGGCGAGTGTTGTGGTCTGTGAAGCCATGATCGGGTCACCTCAAAACCTGGGCGCCGGGCAATATAGCGCCCGGGGCCGGCTTGTGGTCAAGGCGTCATTGTATTCGCTGACCATTGGCCAAGACCGCGCCCGAGGCATCCACTTCAATCCTGGTGGTCAACGTGTCCGGGCTGGCACCTGGTTTCGTGAACATACCGGTCATCATCTTGATACCCATGGCCTGTTCCTGCGGGACGAGGTTCATTGCGGTAAGTTTGTCCAGCAGTGTGATCCCGCCGGACATCGCAAGATCGATTGCGCCCAACGGGCGGGGCATGCCGCCAAATGATTGCAGGTCGTTATTGTCGAAAGTGAACGCACCTGACCCGGTCAGCGACGCACCGGCCACCGTGACTTCAAGGTCGTTCAACGCCAGGCTTTCCAGTTTGCCAGGCATCTTGGTGGTTTCCATGGCAGCTTCGTCGAAGATGTTGACCAGCCAGTTCGCCTTGCCGCTTAGGTCAACCACCACGTTGGCCGCGTCGCGCGGCAGTTGCTGCCCAGGGTCGATCATGGCCCACAGGAAGTCGCTGACCGTGACGCCCTTCATCTTGATCGCCGCGGTGAAATCCTGTGCCTCGTCCGTCTTTCCGATAGGCATCAGAAAGTCCAAGCTCGATGTGTCGAAATGCACGTCGACAGGAGGGAAGGGAAGGCCGGTCACCGCGCCGGATATGTCGACCGAGTTGCTCTGGGTGGAATAGCGGATACGCTCGCCGTCCATACCCAAGCCAAAGCTGCCGTTCCCGATAGTGCCTTTGATTTCCGTCGCCTGACCTTCAGCGGTGATCTGGGCATCATATGTTGTCATGCCGAACGACATGTCGGCATCGACCGCGAAGCCGGTGGTAAACAGCTCCTCGGGCTTCAGGTCAGCCATCCCTTCGGGCACCTTGCTGTCCGACGTGACCTTGATGTCGTTGATGGCGCCGTTGAAAGCGCCTTTGTCCGGGCTTGTGGGGTCCGCAAACAGCCCCTTAAACGCGATTTGGCTGATGGTGTAGTCGGCCTTCTGCCGCCGCGTGGCGGTGCCCTCGCTCAGCCACGATCCGGCGGTATCGGTCAAATCCAGTGTGAAGTTGGCGGTGATCGGTTGCCCCTCCACAATGAAATTCGCCAGGCTGTATGTCATGGACGGGGCCGAAAAGTCATGGGTGATGGCACCGGGGTCGCCGCTGGCGAGAATGGTCATGCCTTGCTGCGCGAAGGTGACGGAGATGGTGGCAGGGGCAGAACCTGCCTCCATAACGGTCATGTCTGCGGTCATGCTGCCAGGAAAATCGATCGCAACCGTGCCGTCACCAAGTTCACGAAACACGATTGAGCCCGACAGGGCGGTTGAGGTGTTGATGTCCTCAACATTGGTGGCCATCACAATGTCCGAAACAGAGAGACTGCCACCAGAATTGGTCTCACTTGCCGTTACATTACCGTAGACCGACATCTGCGCTTTCAGCGCGTCCCAAACGTCGGCAGACGTGACGTCAGCAGAGGCTTGTAACGTGGTCATCCCAAACAAAATTGCGGTCACAGAGGTGCAAGATAAAATACGGCCCATGGGTGGTCCCTTCCTGAATACAAAATGCAGTACGCTCACGCCTGGCGGGCGGCTGTCAGCTCAAGACGTCCCGCCAAGGCATTGGGCGGCGGGGTCTCACAATCCAACGCGTTTAGTCGGGTGTCTCACCAGACTTAAGGGCTGCCGCGGTGTCTGCCAAGAAGGTGCGCGCACGTTCTTCCGCCCGCCGAACCCGAACAGAGGTCAAATAGGCCTCTTGGGTCGTCTGCGAGGACGCCCCAAGAATTTCCGAGACCTTGTTGACGATTTTCTCGTCGCCCGTCGCTTTTTCGAGCTTCAGGGCCTCAATCGCCAGCTCATCCGCGATGTCGTCGGTGATGCCCATATTAGCGTGTATTCTCGGTCAGGCGGCGTTTCACGTATGTCTCCGCCGATCCGGTCAGCGTCTCCATGTGGTCATCTTCGAAGAAGTGACCCGCGCCTTCGACCTGCTGGTGGGTGATGGTGATGCCCTTTTGCTCATGCAATTTGCCAACAAGCGTTTCCGTGTCAGCAGGCGGCGCGACGCGGTCGCCGGTGCCGTTGATGATCAAACCGGAGGACGGGCAGGGCGCGAGGAACGAAAAGTCGTACATGTTCGCAGGCGGGGAAACAGAGATGAAGCCGGTGATCTCAGGGCGGCGCATCAGAAGCTGCATGCCGATCCACGCCCCGAATGAGAAGCCCGCAACCCAGCAATGTTTGGCATTCTGGTTCATCGACTGCAAATAATCGAGCGCAGACGCCGCATCGGACAATTCGCCAATGCCTTGGTCATACTCACCTTGGCTACGCCCCACGCCGCGGAAGTTGAACCGCAACACGTTGAAGCCCATGTTGTGGAACGTGTAATGCAGGTTGTAGACCACGCGGTTGTTCATTGTGCCGCCGAATTGCGGGTGCGGGTGCAGGATGATCGCGATGGGCGCGTCCTTCATGCCTTTGTGGGGGTGGTAACGGCCTTCCAGACGCCCTTCGGGTCCAGGGAAAATGACTTCGGGCATACGGGCTCTCTTGTCCTTCGTGCGGTCTGGTGGTCGTGCAATCTTGACGACTTCACTCAGGTAATTTAGAAACGTTCTAAGTTGGAGCGACGCCGCCGCCAACGGTCCATCTGACGTAAGCCCCGGCTGGGCCATCGTCAATGGGAATCGGCGCGCAGCTGGCAGGAGAGGGTCATGAAACTAAGCACAAAAGGGCGCTACGCGATGGTGGCACTGGCCGACCTCGCATTGGCCTCTAATTCAGAGCTGGTCTCGTTGGGCGAGATTTCAAAGCGCCAGGACGTGTCGCTGCCCTATCTGGAACAGCTCTTTGTCAAGTTGCGTCGCGCGGGCATTGTTGAATCGGTGCGCGGTCCGGGCGGGGGCTACAAACTGGCCAAATCGCCTGACGCAATCCGCGTTTCTGAAATTCTCGAAGCGGTCGACGAGACCGTGAACGCGTTGCACACCGGGGCGGGCGCGTCCGGCGCATCCTCTGGATCGCGCGCGCAGTCCATGACCAACCGGTTGTGGGAAAGCCTGTCGGCGCATGTCTACGTCTTCTTGCACCAAACGCGGTTGTCGGATGTGATCGGCAACGAGCTGACGCCATGCCCCGCAGTGCCCAACCTGTTTGAGGTGGTAGACGACTAATGGCCCGCGTGTATCTTGATCATAACGCGACCATGCCGCTGCGCCGGGAGGCGCGCGAGGCCATGGTTGCGGCTATGGAGATTGCGGGCAACCCGTCCTCGGTACACGCAGAGGGGCGGGCGGCGAAAGGATTGATCGAACGCGCGCGGGCACAAATTTCTGACGCTTTCGGCGCCTCGGGCGCTGACATCGTGTTTACCTCGTCGGCGACCGAAGCTGCGGCCTTGGCC is from uncultured Litoreibacter sp. and encodes:
- a CDS encoding ABC transporter permease; the encoded protein is MNEIWAGIQAAFRLIFTLNADLVEITLRSLQVSLTALVIASAIALPFGTWLAIRRFRYRRATIATLNALMGLPPVVVGLIVYLLLSRSGPFGVMGLLFTPTAMIIAQVIIITPLIASITHQAMRELWAEYHDLLISLNTTKRQRVATLIWDGRRTLLTAALAGFGRAIGEVGAIMIVGGNIDHATRVLTTAIALETGKGDFALALGLGFVLIALALLVNFAIHALSRTEREGTW
- a CDS encoding ATP-binding cassette domain-containing protein produces the protein MVSQPISVQLSDAVVKRRGKAVLGPITLDLDMSGFTIVLGPNGAGKTTLLKVLHGVERLSEGAVTWSMPEDEARQAQAYVFQSPIMLRRSVGQNLAYPLQLLGMEKSAIAERVAEWAGRIGLQDALERPAPRLSGGERQKLALGRALIREPQVLFLDEPCANLDGRSTREIETLLQQAAKSGTHIIMTTHDLGQAKRLARNVVFLLNGALHEQGVAEEFFAGPHTAEARSFLKGDIVE
- a CDS encoding substrate-binding domain-containing protein, with the protein product MILLASPLGAETMKLAVTTSFHNSGLSDVLLPEIKAETGMDVQLLVVGTGQALRLGRAGDVDAILVHSKAAEETFVADGHATHRREIMYNDFVLVGPSDDPAGIGNAPTVTSVLQRIAEKGASFISRGDESGTHKMEQSLWRAAERDPATFEGWYKEVGAGMGASLNTASALDAYILSDRASWLNFGNKGNLALLFAGDPALFNQYAYLPVNPENHPHVNAEAAGTLEMWLTSSKAQQLINGYEIDGEALFVFNALP
- a CDS encoding SDR family NAD(P)-dependent oxidoreductase, with amino-acid sequence MQDWNGGCAIVTGGASGLGAATASKLAEDGLYVVLFDLNEEQGRAHAETIGGTFIKVDVSDPASVTAGLGEAVTAGGPLRIAVNCAGIVIGEKTVSRGAAHDPLSFEKVMKVNVLGSFNVASQAAALMAANEPVNSDGARGVIVNTASVAAFDGQIGQLAYATSKGAIVGMTLPMARDLADKGIRVCAIAPGLFMTPLLSSLPEDVQASLGAQVPFPSRLGDPSEYAAMVSHITQNAMLNGEVIRLDGAIRMAPR
- a CDS encoding DNA starvation/stationary phase protection protein; the encoded protein is MTQTALNLPKNASAAIIEQLNQSLAETTVTTMLAQNFHWNVTGMAFAPLHVLFQQIYEDHFAGQDDLAERIKALDGHAEGTFRGMLKRSKIAEHEGTASDRDMIEKMLAAQETLAATIAGCGEVAAEHGDTLTEDLCIARGQTHEKFAWMLRAHLR
- a CDS encoding heavy metal translocating P-type ATPase, producing the protein MASQTTTLAVSGMSCAACAARVERALTAAPGISSASVNLATERATISWEGARHTASTLAELVTAAGYPASPATTVDQSDTDARRQQDTQALRRETVIAAALTLPVFLLEMGSHFVPGVGAMVDASIGRTNSWLLQFVLITLVLVWPGRRFIAKGWPALFRARPDMNSLVALGTGAAWIYSCVALFAPALLPEGTGAVYFEAAGVIVTLILLGRWFEARAKTRTGAAIRALIALQPRTAMVQQGTEWLERPREALQVGDIIRLRPGEALAVDGVVRSGTSWVDESMITGEPTPIAKTIGDPVTGGTVNGTGSLEYRATAVGEATVLANILRLVSDAQAAKLPIQATVDKIVAWFVPAVLLIAMLTVAAWLALGPSLDLALVAGVSVLIIACPCAMGLATPTSIMVATGRAAELGVMFRRGDVLQTMSEASVIAFDKTGTLTGGRPSVTSIHVADGHDQRDVLQAAAAIEAHSEHPLAHAVAEAAASYTGPELAVTNFRSVTGMGVTGVVQGSQIAVGNAALMDQLGVDITTSQEQAAALSGTGATPVFVAVDKAFAALLGVSDALKPDAVAAVTALRKAGIRTAMITGDTQQTADAIGAELSIDTVIAGCLPNEKAAVLADLCEGYGKLVFVGDGINDAPALASADIGVAVGTGTDVAIETADVVLMSGALSGVETALRVSRATMRNIRQNLFWAFAYNVALIPVAAGVLYPVTGTLLSPMLAAGAMALSSVFVLTNALRLRRL
- a CDS encoding DUF2125 domain-containing protein, with translation MGRILSCTSVTAILFGMTTLQASADVTSADVWDALKAQMSVYGNVTASETNSGGSLSVSDIVMATNVEDINTSTALSGSIVFRELGDGTVAIDFPGSMTADMTVMEAGSAPATISVTFAQQGMTILASGDPGAITHDFSAPSMTYSLANFIVEGQPITANFTLDLTDTAGSWLSEGTATRRQKADYTISQIAFKGLFADPTSPDKGAFNGAINDIKVTSDSKVPEGMADLKPEELFTTGFAVDADMSFGMTTYDAQITAEGQATEIKGTIGNGSFGLGMDGERIRYSTQSNSVDISGAVTGLPFPPVDVHFDTSSLDFLMPIGKTDEAQDFTAAIKMKGVTVSDFLWAMIDPGQQLPRDAANVVVDLSGKANWLVNIFDEAAMETTKMPGKLESLALNDLEVTVAGASLTGSGAFTFDNNDLQSFGGMPRPLGAIDLAMSGGITLLDKLTAMNLVPQEQAMGIKMMTGMFTKPGASPDTLTTRIEVDASGAVLANGQRIQ
- a CDS encoding alpha/beta hydrolase, which translates into the protein MPEVIFPGPEGRLEGRYHPHKGMKDAPIAIILHPHPQFGGTMNNRVVYNLHYTFHNMGFNVLRFNFRGVGRSQGEYDQGIGELSDAASALDYLQSMNQNAKHCWVAGFSFGAWIGMQLLMRRPEITGFISVSPPANMYDFSFLAPCPSSGLIINGTGDRVAPPADTETLVGKLHEQKGITITHQQVEGAGHFFEDDHMETLTGSAETYVKRRLTENTR
- a CDS encoding Rrf2 family transcriptional regulator, with protein sequence MKLSTKGRYAMVALADLALASNSELVSLGEISKRQDVSLPYLEQLFVKLRRAGIVESVRGPGGGYKLAKSPDAIRVSEILEAVDETVNALHTGAGASGASSGSRAQSMTNRLWESLSAHVYVFLHQTRLSDVIGNELTPCPAVPNLFEVVDD